From one Caldithrix abyssi DSM 13497 genomic stretch:
- a CDS encoding glycerol-3-phosphate acyltransferase encodes MEWFLSLIVFGGAYLIGSIPAALFLPAFKKEARKTKSGEAGRHHIYRINKKRWTWTLISGFNFGKGLLTAYLTLKFFPGDFYLLLSAMMGLLLGEVFPIWSGFNGGSGLDAAAGALFLVNPFLILIWAALFLAFYLFLRQRVIAALIAIFVLPLIIFLTRHIYFTDNTLLLILPVSMLIFQRILERVPDLVREKSVKIQNGEG; translated from the coding sequence ATGGAATGGTTTTTGAGTTTAATCGTTTTTGGCGGAGCTTATTTGATTGGCTCCATTCCGGCGGCATTGTTCCTGCCTGCTTTTAAGAAAGAGGCGCGCAAAACAAAAAGCGGAGAGGCCGGCAGACATCATATTTACCGGATCAACAAAAAGCGATGGACGTGGACGCTGATCAGCGGTTTTAATTTTGGCAAAGGGCTGTTGACCGCCTATTTAACGCTAAAATTTTTCCCGGGAGATTTTTATCTGCTTTTAAGCGCAATGATGGGCCTTTTATTGGGCGAGGTTTTCCCGATTTGGTCTGGTTTTAATGGCGGCAGCGGGCTTGACGCCGCAGCGGGCGCTCTGTTTTTGGTCAATCCTTTCTTAATCCTGATATGGGCGGCGTTGTTTCTTGCTTTTTATTTGTTTCTGCGCCAGCGTGTCATTGCAGCTTTAATCGCCATTTTTGTCCTGCCGCTGATCATTTTTTTGACTCGCCATATTTATTTTACTGATAATACGCTTTTACTTATATTACCCGTTTCAATGTTAATTTTTCAACGTATTCTGGAACGTGTTCCGGATTTGGTCAGAGAAAAGAGCGTTAAAATTCAAAATGGAGAAGGGTAA
- a CDS encoding LolA family protein: MMRKTFLAVLMVMALFYFVEAPRAQARNVKDIIKKVQKKYDDIKNFKASFEKIETFQLTGSQIVTSGKLFIKDGKKYRFETEDQLVISDGETVWTYNRLSNQLLIDRVRKNSGALLPRDILFKFPKTHYATLLGEDEMDGKKVYIVKLDSKEDAQGYFSSIKIWVQDDAWQIVKIEITDLNGNKSIFLLSQINTRATLSDDLFKFTATPDMDVVDMR; encoded by the coding sequence ATGATGCGAAAAACCTTTTTAGCTGTTTTGATGGTTATGGCGCTCTTCTATTTTGTAGAAGCGCCCCGGGCACAGGCGCGTAATGTGAAAGACATTATTAAAAAAGTGCAAAAAAAATATGATGATATTAAAAACTTTAAAGCCAGTTTTGAGAAAATTGAAACCTTCCAGTTAACCGGTTCGCAAATTGTGACCAGCGGTAAGTTGTTCATTAAAGACGGCAAAAAATATCGTTTCGAAACGGAAGACCAGTTAGTGATCAGCGACGGTGAAACGGTTTGGACGTACAATCGTTTGAGCAATCAATTGTTGATCGACAGAGTGAGAAAAAATTCCGGCGCTTTGTTGCCGCGTGATATTCTGTTTAAATTTCCCAAAACCCATTACGCCACACTTCTCGGCGAAGATGAAATGGACGGGAAAAAAGTTTACATCGTTAAGCTGGACTCAAAAGAAGATGCGCAGGGCTATTTCAGCTCCATAAAAATCTGGGTGCAGGACGATGCCTGGCAAATTGTTAAAATTGAGATTACCGATCTGAATGGCAATAAATCTATTTTTTTACTCTCGCAAATCAATACAAGGGCTACCCTGTCGGACGATCTGTTTAAGTTTACGGCAACTCCCGATATGGATGTAGTGGATATGCGATAA
- a CDS encoding GumC family protein gives METRVPGNFETDTWEGDEQPLHLTDYIRILYRGRWLIILSFIAVFSATVLYTFTTDPTYEASAVLLVESNDSMDRALFNLTTFGTQTNLLNNQIEILKSRNIAERVVKRLEKSAYRDSISFFKKLEDGSDLTFNQRVAIVMSSLEVEPRRDTDIITLTYRAGSPFEAAFLANVISEEFAKLNAETNRMEVSEMRKFIEDRLAIKAKELKESEEALKEFQEREKIASLDAETQELVTRLSETESFLEQARIELNSKLQLKKNLEEKLNERKETLPANLSEISTPYIQTLQQELARVVAERTSYVTALETQVQSKREFFTPELVRYDERIKALKKKIREEAAKIANSEMISDPLRISQDLVNQLINLSGEITATEAKIAALEDVLKVYNQRLENLPDKVLQLVRLERRKQVDEQTYMMLTQKLEEAKIQESAQARNVKIIDRAIKPNRPVKPNKRMNLMLGAMLGLGLGVGITFMIEYLDRSVRKPEDMERMGYNVLATIPKIELDKVEKSKIKQNESAKIEARLITHIDPKSPVSEAYRTLRTNLQFSKIEKDLKTILVTSAGPKEGKSTTAANLSIALAQAGNRVVIVDADLRRPILHSVFGTTKEEGLTNHLAGSISYEQVFKETVVENLSLVTSGVLPPNPSELLASKKMEDFLNKLCEDFDIVVLDSPPVIAVTDASILSTKVDGTLLVVYAGQTERDAIKRAANMLNSVSARLLGIVLNGFDVQGIYGSYYYYYYHHYYGGEGKSKPKRKFI, from the coding sequence TTGGAGACAAGAGTTCCCGGGAACTTTGAGACGGACACGTGGGAAGGCGACGAACAGCCGCTTCATTTAACCGACTACATTCGAATTTTGTATCGCGGGCGATGGTTGATTATTCTTTCGTTCATCGCCGTATTTTCGGCCACGGTGCTTTACACATTTACCACCGATCCGACTTACGAGGCTTCGGCCGTTTTGTTGGTCGAGAGTAATGATTCGATGGATCGCGCGCTGTTTAATTTGACAACCTTTGGCACGCAAACCAATCTATTAAACAATCAAATAGAAATATTAAAGAGCAGGAACATTGCGGAACGCGTAGTAAAAAGGCTGGAAAAATCCGCCTATCGCGATTCCATCAGTTTTTTTAAAAAACTGGAAGACGGAAGCGATTTAACCTTTAACCAACGCGTGGCCATTGTGATGAGTAGTCTGGAAGTAGAACCGCGGCGCGATACGGATATCATAACCCTGACCTACCGGGCTGGCTCTCCTTTTGAAGCGGCCTTTTTAGCCAATGTTATCTCCGAAGAATTTGCCAAACTGAATGCGGAAACTAATCGCATGGAAGTATCTGAGATGCGAAAGTTTATCGAAGATCGATTGGCGATTAAGGCAAAAGAGCTTAAGGAGTCAGAGGAAGCGTTGAAAGAGTTTCAGGAAAGGGAAAAGATCGCCAGCCTGGATGCGGAAACCCAGGAATTGGTGACGCGCCTTTCAGAGACGGAATCTTTCCTGGAGCAGGCGCGCATCGAATTAAATTCCAAATTGCAACTCAAGAAAAATCTTGAGGAAAAATTAAACGAACGCAAAGAAACCCTGCCCGCAAATTTAAGCGAAATTTCCACGCCTTACATTCAAACCTTGCAACAAGAACTGGCCAGAGTGGTGGCCGAACGAACCAGCTACGTTACGGCGCTTGAAACTCAGGTGCAGTCCAAAAGAGAATTTTTTACGCCGGAGCTGGTAAGATACGACGAGCGCATTAAGGCATTAAAAAAGAAAATAAGAGAAGAAGCGGCTAAAATCGCCAACTCCGAGATGATTTCGGATCCGCTGCGCATTTCGCAGGACCTGGTAAATCAGCTCATCAACCTTTCCGGAGAAATCACCGCCACAGAGGCCAAAATAGCGGCGCTGGAAGATGTGTTAAAAGTTTACAACCAACGGCTGGAAAATCTGCCGGACAAGGTGCTGCAGCTGGTTCGGCTGGAGCGTCGAAAACAGGTGGACGAACAGACCTATATGATGCTCACTCAAAAATTGGAAGAAGCCAAAATTCAGGAATCGGCCCAGGCCAGAAACGTGAAGATCATCGATCGGGCGATTAAGCCCAACCGACCGGTTAAGCCCAATAAACGCATGAATCTGATGCTGGGCGCCATGCTGGGGCTCGGTTTGGGCGTGGGCATTACGTTTATGATTGAATACCTGGATCGATCCGTTCGCAAGCCGGAAGACATGGAGCGAATGGGGTACAATGTTCTGGCCACCATTCCTAAAATCGAGCTCGACAAGGTGGAAAAAAGCAAAATAAAACAAAACGAAAGCGCCAAAATTGAAGCGCGTTTGATCACGCACATCGATCCCAAATCGCCCGTTTCCGAAGCGTATCGTACGTTAAGGACCAATCTACAATTCAGTAAAATCGAAAAAGATTTGAAAACCATTCTGGTAACCAGCGCCGGTCCCAAAGAGGGCAAATCGACCACAGCGGCCAATCTTTCCATTGCTCTGGCCCAGGCCGGAAATCGCGTGGTTATTGTCGATGCGGATTTGCGTCGGCCCATTCTGCACTCCGTTTTCGGCACCACAAAGGAAGAAGGGTTAACCAATCATCTGGCGGGTAGTATTTCTTACGAACAGGTGTTTAAAGAGACCGTCGTGGAAAATTTGTCGCTGGTCACAAGCGGCGTTTTACCGCCCAATCCGTCCGAACTGCTGGCTTCCAAAAAAATGGAAGATTTTTTAAATAAATTGTGCGAAGACTTTGACATAGTGGTGCTGGATAGTCCGCCGGTCATTGCCGTTACCGATGCTTCCATTCTCAGCACTAAGGTGGACGGTACCTTGCTGGTGGTTTATGCCGGACAAACCGAACGCGATGCGATTAAGCGCGCGGCCAATATGCTGAACTCGGTTTCGGCGCGACTTTTAGGTATTGTTTTAAATGGCTTCGATGTACAGGGAATATACGGCTCTTACTACTATTATTATTACCACCATTATTACGGTGGAGAAGGAAAATCCAAACCAAAGAGGAAGTTCATTTAA
- the gcvT gene encoding glycine cleavage system aminomethyltransferase GcvT, with the protein MELKKTALHDIHVKLGARMVEFAGFHMPIQYHSIREEHIRVRKTVGVFDVSHMGEIIISGPKALEMVQKITINDAAKLEIGQVQYSAMCYPDGGIVDDLLVYRFADHYMLVVNASNKDKDYQWILKNKIDDCQVIDQSDAFTQLAVQGKKAEETLQKLTDVNLAAIKFYWFVEGKLADVPMIISRTGYTGEPGFELYFANEYAEKVWNAVMEAGKEFDIEPIGLGARDSLRLEKKMCLYGNDIDETTNPIEAGLGWITKLDKGDFIGREALLKIKEEGPKRKLVAIVLEGQGFPRHGYKIFKDGNEIGHVTSGTVSPILNKGIAMGYVAKEFARVGTELEIEIRAKKVPAIIIKPPFV; encoded by the coding sequence ATGGAATTAAAAAAGACAGCTTTGCACGATATTCATGTTAAACTGGGCGCCCGCATGGTGGAATTTGCCGGTTTTCACATGCCCATCCAGTACCACAGCATCAGAGAAGAACATATCCGCGTACGCAAAACGGTCGGAGTGTTCGATGTATCGCACATGGGCGAAATTATCATCAGCGGCCCAAAGGCGCTGGAAATGGTGCAAAAAATTACGATCAATGACGCCGCTAAACTGGAAATCGGACAGGTGCAATATTCGGCCATGTGTTATCCTGATGGCGGTATCGTCGATGATTTACTGGTTTACCGCTTTGCCGATCATTATATGCTGGTGGTGAACGCCAGCAATAAAGACAAGGATTATCAGTGGATTTTAAAAAATAAGATCGACGACTGCCAGGTGATCGATCAAAGCGATGCGTTTACGCAATTAGCCGTGCAGGGCAAAAAGGCCGAAGAGACTTTGCAAAAATTAACCGACGTTAATCTGGCCGCGATTAAGTTTTACTGGTTTGTAGAGGGCAAGCTGGCCGATGTGCCGATGATTATTTCGCGAACCGGCTACACCGGCGAACCCGGTTTTGAACTCTACTTTGCCAATGAATATGCGGAAAAAGTGTGGAACGCGGTGATGGAAGCCGGCAAAGAGTTTGATATCGAGCCGATCGGCCTTGGCGCCCGCGATTCTCTTCGGCTGGAAAAGAAGATGTGTCTTTACGGCAACGATATCGATGAAACCACCAATCCCATTGAAGCCGGTCTGGGCTGGATTACCAAATTAGATAAGGGCGATTTTATCGGTCGGGAGGCGCTGCTAAAGATTAAAGAAGAAGGCCCCAAACGCAAACTGGTGGCTATTGTGCTGGAAGGGCAGGGCTTTCCACGGCACGGTTACAAAATCTTTAAAGACGGAAATGAAATCGGCCATGTGACCAGCGGCACCGTTTCGCCGATTTTGAACAAAGGAATTGCCATGGGCTATGTGGCAAAAGAATTTGCCAGAGTAGGAACCGAGCTGGAAATCGAGATTCGCGCCAAAAAAGTACCGGCGATTATCATTAAACCGCCGTTTGTTTGA
- a CDS encoding FtsK/SpoIIIE family DNA translocase encodes MARKKKNKSKQSSRRHKRQALGVLLMGVSLIIALAVITHDLRDPVSLQSIGQGVVIHNWFGRLGAVLSYYLMQWTLGYPILILPLILAIYAIQILLDRTFDWFWKTTFALLAWGTLFSVFLAMPAALRTDGAITEYFPSGLIGGWLASKLVIFFGGFGSIALLVIITLTLLILSIRLEVAPILVGFAFLFDKMFHGLKNGLAGLLRRLKQLRLKPEAASPGTLPDQANGEEQKASDEEIPEINLPLARIKEDLTEETPEPESETDDLLDQLTEDTTEDLLDRLEEEKTAGPGIQTDLDSLLAQLEEKEEKEAEQRPRESAQADLNGNEAFDFEVQEEVKDKELDYDRMLKESISRFEFPSTELLSDPPEIESSVTREELKANADLLESRLEEFGVKAKVIRVTAGPVITLYEVQPAPGVKVSSIVSLANDLALAMEARGIRIIAPIPGRAAVGIEIPNRNPQTVYLKPLIRSEKFAASRLELPIALGKTISGESYVDDLSKMPHLLVAGATGAGKSVGINTMLMSLIYAVNPAKVKFVLIDPKRLELSIYEDLKDHYLLYRPDLDEVVITKPKNAVSILNTLVLEMDRRLDWLSTLKARNIAEFNEKVRKMPGQKEGHFRELPYIVVVIDELADLMVVAQKEVEAPIARLAQMARAVGIHLVVATQRPSVDVITGVIKANIPARIAYMVSSKVDSRTILDMNGAEQLLGRGDMLYQAPGSSKPIRLQNPFISTEEIERVIEHIRKQPKMPYYSLPQPGSSSGAGVGSLGDDRDPFYDEARELVIKHRQGSISFLQRRLQIGFSRAARIMDELEKDGIVGPQKGSKPREVLVSIDELKKMRGE; translated from the coding sequence ATGGCCAGAAAAAAGAAAAACAAATCGAAGCAATCTTCCCGGCGGCATAAACGGCAGGCTCTGGGCGTTCTGTTAATGGGCGTTTCGCTCATCATTGCGCTTGCCGTTATTACGCATGATTTGCGGGATCCCGTTTCTCTGCAAAGTATTGGCCAGGGCGTGGTCATTCACAACTGGTTTGGACGTCTGGGCGCCGTGCTCAGTTATTATTTGATGCAATGGACGCTGGGTTACCCCATCCTGATTTTACCTCTGATTCTGGCCATCTACGCCATCCAGATATTGCTTGATCGAACTTTCGACTGGTTCTGGAAAACTACTTTTGCCCTGCTTGCCTGGGGAACGCTCTTTTCCGTTTTTTTAGCCATGCCCGCCGCTTTAAGAACAGACGGAGCCATCACCGAGTATTTTCCCAGTGGATTAATCGGCGGCTGGCTGGCCTCCAAACTGGTCATCTTTTTTGGTGGTTTTGGAAGTATTGCATTGCTGGTTATCATTACGCTGACCCTGCTTATTTTAAGCATTCGTCTGGAAGTGGCGCCAATACTGGTAGGCTTTGCCTTTCTTTTTGATAAAATGTTTCATGGGCTGAAAAACGGACTGGCCGGTCTTTTGCGTCGTTTAAAACAGCTGCGGCTAAAACCGGAAGCGGCAAGCCCCGGCACATTGCCCGATCAGGCCAACGGCGAAGAACAAAAAGCATCGGACGAAGAAATTCCGGAGATCAATCTGCCGCTGGCCCGTATTAAAGAAGACCTGACTGAGGAAACGCCGGAACCGGAATCCGAAACGGATGATCTGCTCGATCAACTCACGGAAGATACGACGGAAGACCTGCTCGACCGTCTGGAAGAGGAAAAAACGGCCGGGCCTGGCATTCAAACTGATCTGGATTCACTGCTTGCGCAATTAGAAGAAAAGGAAGAGAAGGAAGCTGAGCAAAGACCACGGGAATCGGCGCAAGCCGATTTGAATGGAAACGAGGCGTTTGACTTTGAGGTGCAGGAAGAGGTAAAAGACAAAGAGCTGGATTACGACCGGATGTTAAAGGAGAGCATCTCCCGTTTTGAATTTCCGTCAACAGAATTGCTGAGCGATCCGCCCGAGATCGAAAGCAGCGTAACGCGCGAAGAGTTAAAAGCCAACGCCGATTTGCTGGAATCCCGGCTGGAAGAGTTTGGCGTTAAAGCCAAGGTGATTCGCGTTACGGCCGGGCCGGTTATTACCCTGTACGAGGTTCAGCCGGCGCCCGGCGTTAAAGTGAGTTCCATTGTTTCGCTGGCTAACGATCTGGCGCTGGCCATGGAAGCGCGCGGCATCCGAATTATTGCGCCCATTCCCGGCCGGGCCGCCGTGGGCATCGAAATTCCCAATCGCAATCCGCAAACCGTGTATTTAAAGCCGCTCATTCGCTCCGAAAAATTTGCCGCCAGCCGTCTCGAACTGCCCATTGCCCTGGGTAAAACCATTTCCGGTGAATCTTACGTGGACGATTTAAGCAAGATGCCGCATTTGCTGGTTGCCGGCGCAACCGGAGCGGGCAAAAGCGTGGGTATTAACACCATGCTCATGTCCTTAATTTATGCCGTAAATCCGGCCAAAGTGAAGTTCGTCTTAATCGATCCCAAACGATTGGAATTGTCTATTTACGAAGATTTAAAAGATCATTATCTGTTGTACCGCCCGGACCTGGACGAGGTGGTAATAACCAAGCCTAAAAATGCGGTGAGTATTTTAAATACACTGGTGCTGGAGATGGACCGCCGGCTGGATTGGCTTTCTACCCTTAAAGCGCGAAATATCGCCGAGTTTAATGAAAAAGTACGCAAAATGCCCGGCCAAAAAGAGGGGCATTTTAGAGAGTTGCCCTACATTGTGGTGGTGATCGATGAGCTGGCCGACTTAATGGTGGTGGCGCAAAAAGAAGTGGAAGCGCCCATTGCCCGGTTGGCGCAGATGGCCCGTGCGGTGGGCATCCATCTGGTGGTTGCCACGCAACGTCCCAGCGTTGATGTTATTACAGGTGTGATTAAAGCCAATATTCCGGCGCGCATTGCTTACATGGTTTCCAGTAAAGTCGATTCGCGCACCATCCTTGATATGAACGGCGCCGAACAGTTGTTGGGGCGCGGCGACATGTTGTACCAGGCGCCGGGCAGCTCCAAACCCATCCGCTTGCAAAATCCGTTTATTTCAACCGAGGAAATTGAACGCGTCATCGAGCATATTCGCAAACAACCTAAAATGCCCTACTACAGTTTGCCGCAGCCCGGAAGCAGTTCGGGCGCCGGTGTCGGCTCTCTGGGCGACGATAGAGACCCCTTTTACGACGAGGCCAGAGAGCTGGTGATAAAGCATCGCCAGGGATCTATTTCTTTTTTGCAGCGTAGATTACAAATCGGTTTTTCCCGGGCTGCGAGAATTATGGATGAGCTGGAAAAAGACGGCATTGTGGGGCCGCAAAAAGGAAGCAAACCCAGAGAAGTTCTGGTCTCAATTGATGAACTTAAAAAAATGCGTGGAGAATAA
- a CDS encoding UDP-glucose dehydrogenase family protein, translated as MRIAVVGTGYVGLVAGTCFADVGNDVICVDNDVNKIEMLNNGKIPIYEPGLEEMVKRNVTQERLVFTTDIKSAVEKSQIIFIAVGTPPKEDGSADLQHVLAVAREIGKHMNGPKIIVNKSTVPVGTADKVRDEVKKHTHYDFSVVSNPEFLKEGAAIDDFLKPDRVVVGTDNEETAETMRNLYAPFVRTGKPILIMDVRSAELTKYAANAMLATKISFINEIANLCEKVGADVEMVRKGIGTDRRIGPYFIFPGTGYGGSCFPKDVKAIIRTAREYGMELKILEAVESVNNRQKTILLDKIKNYFNNDLKGKVLAVWGLSFKPNTDDMREAPAISLIRALVKEGAKIRAHDPEALKEAEWRFEDLVKTKDVFLIKKRYEALEGADGLIIMTEWNEFREPDFYLIKEMLKRSVIFDGRNLYDPKRMAKISIDYFPIGRPSSLEYKK; from the coding sequence ATGAGGATTGCAGTGGTAGGCACGGGCTATGTTGGCCTGGTCGCCGGAACCTGTTTTGCAGATGTAGGTAACGACGTTATTTGTGTGGACAACGATGTGAATAAAATCGAAATGTTAAATAATGGTAAAATTCCCATTTATGAGCCGGGCCTGGAAGAGATGGTAAAGCGTAATGTAACGCAAGAGCGGCTTGTTTTTACGACCGACATTAAAAGCGCCGTGGAAAAATCGCAAATCATTTTTATTGCCGTCGGCACCCCGCCCAAAGAAGACGGCTCAGCCGATTTGCAACATGTTCTGGCGGTTGCCCGTGAAATCGGAAAACACATGAACGGCCCGAAGATTATCGTTAATAAAAGCACGGTTCCGGTCGGAACGGCAGACAAAGTACGGGATGAAGTAAAAAAACACACCCATTACGATTTTTCCGTGGTTTCCAATCCTGAATTCCTAAAAGAAGGCGCCGCAATCGACGACTTTTTGAAGCCCGATCGCGTGGTAGTGGGCACCGACAACGAAGAAACCGCCGAAACCATGCGCAATCTTTACGCTCCCTTTGTGCGCACCGGCAAGCCGATTTTGATCATGGATGTTCGCAGCGCCGAGCTGACCAAGTACGCCGCCAACGCCATGTTGGCCACCAAAATTTCATTTATTAACGAAATAGCCAATTTGTGTGAAAAAGTAGGCGCCGATGTGGAAATGGTGCGCAAGGGCATCGGTACCGATCGACGTATTGGCCCGTACTTCATCTTTCCCGGTACAGGCTACGGCGGCTCCTGCTTTCCCAAAGACGTAAAAGCCATTATCCGAACGGCCAGAGAATATGGTATGGAGTTGAAAATTCTGGAAGCCGTCGAAAGCGTAAACAACCGGCAGAAAACCATTTTGCTGGATAAGATTAAAAATTATTTCAATAACGATTTAAAAGGGAAAGTCCTTGCTGTTTGGGGTCTCTCTTTTAAGCCGAATACCGATGATATGCGCGAGGCGCCGGCCATATCCTTAATTAGGGCGCTGGTAAAAGAAGGCGCCAAAATCAGAGCGCACGATCCGGAAGCCTTAAAAGAAGCCGAATGGCGTTTTGAAGATTTAGTGAAGACAAAAGACGTGTTCTTGATTAAAAAGCGCTACGAAGCGCTGGAAGGCGCCGACGGCCTGATCATTATGACGGAGTGGAATGAGTTCCGTGAACCGGATTTCTACTTAATTAAAGAGATGTTGAAAAGATCGGTGATCTTTGACGGTAGAAATCTGTATGATCCTAAACGGATGGCCAAAATCAGTATTGATTACTTCCCAATTGGTCGTCCTTCTTCTCTCGAATACAAGAAGTAA
- a CDS encoding tyrosine-protein phosphatase translates to MAEARFVDIHSHFVFGVDDGAPDLEASMAMLEQAASLNFTTLLGTPHATELTDDEFSRQLVENFNVVRQTAQKEKMPLELFLSAEMFYSPRLFEWLKYPWSTFNQNKKYLLFELPLFDFPEGVGQFIFEARLKGLIPIMAHPERYRYLHDQLEKLLTFVRQGCLIQVNAGSIVGQFGSSVQKFSLKLIKSGVVQFIASDAHEIKNRSYLTLVHARQELAKFYNDDVLDNLFFHNPLNAIRASQVSMLDLDEESLLPSQEKWKKILISLKNRLFS, encoded by the coding sequence ATGGCTGAAGCCCGTTTCGTAGATATCCATTCTCATTTTGTTTTTGGCGTTGACGACGGCGCTCCCGATCTGGAGGCCAGCATGGCCATGCTGGAACAGGCCGCCTCGCTCAACTTTACGACGCTGTTAGGCACGCCGCACGCCACCGAGCTTACAGATGATGAATTTAGCCGGCAGCTTGTGGAAAATTTTAATGTCGTTCGACAAACCGCCCAAAAAGAAAAGATGCCTCTGGAGCTCTTTTTGTCGGCGGAAATGTTTTATTCGCCGCGCCTATTCGAGTGGTTGAAGTATCCGTGGTCCACTTTTAACCAGAACAAAAAGTATCTTTTGTTTGAACTGCCATTGTTTGATTTTCCGGAAGGCGTAGGGCAGTTTATCTTTGAAGCCCGTTTAAAGGGGCTTATCCCCATTATGGCCCATCCGGAGCGCTATCGTTATCTGCACGATCAGCTGGAAAAACTATTAACCTTTGTGCGACAGGGCTGTTTAATTCAGGTCAACGCCGGCAGTATTGTAGGGCAGTTTGGAAGCTCGGTGCAAAAGTTTTCTTTAAAGTTGATTAAAAGCGGCGTCGTACAGTTCATCGCTTCCGATGCGCACGAAATAAAAAACAGAAGTTATTTAACTCTGGTGCATGCCCGTCAGGAGCTGGCTAAATTTTATAACGACGACGTGTTAGACAACCTGTTCTTTCATAATCCATTAAACGCCATCCGGGCAAGCCAGGTTAGCATGTTAGACCTGGACGAAGAATCTTTATTGCCCTCTCAGGAAAAATGGAAAAAGATATTGATTAGTCTGAAGAATCGATTGTTCTCTTAA
- a CDS encoding 2-phosphosulfolactate phosphatase gives MPVVDVLFTATDLVQANGAVVVIIDVLRASSTIVTALQNGCQAVIPVGSISEAQKEAARRENVLLAGERNAIKPEHFHLGNSPLEFTPEAVQGKKVVLTTTNGTRALKSVENACTVIIGSFLNARAVARFLEREERDVLLYCAGSDGRFALEDTLCAAEILRQLKPFSLADGARWTLQGAKSYLDFSAPDKEFQIFKAVSRSRHALRLINLGFEEDVAYCARLNQMDIVPLLKDGKLIK, from the coding sequence ATGCCTGTAGTTGATGTTCTGTTTACCGCCACGGATCTGGTGCAGGCCAATGGAGCCGTAGTGGTGATCATTGATGTGCTCAGAGCGAGCTCCACGATTGTGACCGCCTTGCAAAATGGCTGCCAGGCGGTCATTCCGGTGGGCTCGATCAGCGAAGCGCAAAAAGAAGCCGCCCGGCGTGAAAACGTTTTGCTGGCCGGAGAGCGTAACGCCATAAAACCGGAGCATTTCCATCTGGGAAATTCGCCGCTGGAATTCACGCCTGAAGCGGTGCAGGGGAAGAAGGTGGTGTTGACCACCACCAACGGCACACGGGCTCTTAAAAGCGTGGAAAACGCCTGCACGGTGATTATTGGTTCCTTTTTAAACGCCAGAGCCGTGGCCCGCTTTCTGGAAAGGGAAGAGCGCGACGTCTTGTTGTACTGTGCGGGAAGCGATGGAAGATTTGCCCTGGAAGACACCCTGTGCGCCGCGGAAATTTTAAGGCAATTAAAACCATTTTCTCTGGCTGACGGCGCCCGGTGGACTTTGCAGGGGGCAAAAAGTTACCTGGATTTCAGCGCGCCTGATAAAGAGTTTCAGATATTTAAAGCTGTCTCCCGCAGCCGGCATGCCCTTCGCTTAATAAATCTGGGCTTTGAAGAGGACGTGGCCTACTGCGCCCGATTAAACCAGATGGATATCGTGCCTTTATTAAAAGATGGCAAATTAATAAAATAA